The genome window tttttttttaacctcaggATGTACATTACATGCTAAAAAAGTCCACATGGATGCATACTAataatttacaattatttaattattttttaacacattttgtgCCTTTTTGATCTGCAGGTATTTGATCCCGAATGCTGGTGATGCCACAAAAGCCATCAAGCAGCAGATCATGAAGGTTCTGGATGCTCTGGAGAGCTCGTAGAGTCGCTGATGCTCTGAGGTTTGGCTTAGACGAGGTCTGGCTGAATGCAGCGAGACTGCCACGACTTACACAAGTCCGCACATCCGTGCAGAAGGAAAGGAATattctttttccccctttcatcccatctctttccctctgtctgtttctctctctctctctctctctctctctctctctcttaacagTCTCCTGGGACAGTACTGACATTCAGTACTGCTGATTACATCAATAGGAAGACGCCCAAGGTTTCAACACAAGCCCTCGTCCTATTTAGCCTTTGACATTTTCTTCGTGTTCCTGTCAAGCAACTCTAACCCTTTAGGTGTAAGGTTGGACTTGTCACCTCAATCTGGATGTCTGTCAAGCCTTAATCCTGTCCCTAATCCACTGTTTTTCTGCGAGGGACTCAAAGGCAAAATCTGTGGTGAGATAAAGGACTCTGGCCTTGAAACGCTCAGTGTTTCATTCGTCTTGTATAATTTATGAATATTCTCATCATTCAGTCGTTTATTTAGTCACTGCAGTACACTTTCAATGAGTTCTGTGCATATTTATCCGTGCAGTATTTATGCCTGCGAGTTAAGACAGTTGAATCGATTTGCCGTATTTATATTTGAACCCCTtgaggaacgtggtggagttgTCATCATGCAACTTACAACACATGCACTTTTTAGTCATTCTCAAATAATTGAtctcgtatatatatatatataattaattcataaaCTAGTCACTCCTTATGGTCTGTGCTTGCAGCCCTGCAAATGAAGTGAAAAGCAAGGTGGTCTGTGGATAAGTGatatttgtatatactgtaaaactgtACCTAATGGTTGGCTTtggaaaaatgtatttatgacCAGACTGTGAGGAACGCTGATGCCACTAATAAGAGCAACCTCACTAACGATGTTTTGTAAAAGTATTAAAGTATTTAAGTCATGTTTAGATCCAATCAGAATAATGAAAACCAAACGATAGAGCAGGCCAACGTCACACTTTATCAATAACTAATCTGCATTTTGAGTGCAAACACATGATTCTGTTCATAAACTGAATTATAGGACAGGTGAAGAAAAAGTTCCTATTGCTGGCAACTTCATTAATCATTTGCTTTACAAACAGATCTCCGCTTTCCCGCTTGTACACACTTTTTGTGAAACATCATTATCGTTTTTTGTAAAagcattcattttaataaatttacaagTAGCCAAAACAAATTGTTTACTGtcattttcaaaaacaaaaaaagcagataTTATTTtgccaccattttttttttaatctatgataaaaataaggaaaaaaacacaacaaaaacaatctaTCCAATAgtgtaatgattttatttttttggtttatacTGTATCAAAATAAGCACcttgaatatttacaaaatttatagGTATCAAAAGACAAAACAATCTGTACAGTGAATAGTAGTCATTAAAATACTGGAAAGGTCATGTCAGTGACCTGTGTTTGAATTCATCCAAGTATTAAAACTGATATGCCAATATTACATCAAGTAGTTTTTGTTtgacaaacaattaaaaaaaaaaaaacacagacaaatgttagaataaaaaaaaaaagtatcgcCAGGCTGAAACGAAGTGTTACAGCAAACAGATTAACAAACATAATACTATGAATCCTATTGGAGTAAAGGCTCTTTACAATCCAAAAAGACACcgggtacaaaaaaaaaaaaagaccccaAATAACAACTCTTCTCTGTAGAGAATGAATGCCAACAGCTCAAAATAGTACCAACACTTCAGCTTTTCTTAAGTGCTGTGTCTCAagaaatttaaaatgataaaccaAACACGGCAAAGCACCGCTTACCCTAAAGCTACAGTAGCCTGCATCAAACTAGGGGCTTGAAATGACAAGCAGACCGAAATACACCCAAAAAACACTAGCCGTTAAGTGCATTTAATTGGcatgcttttaagtgatatcaAACACTTGGTAAAAGCTGTACAAGTTTTATGTGTGCCGCATGCAGTAGTTACAGTGTGTATGTACGaaagcctctgtgtgtgtgtgtgtgtgtgtgtgtgtgtgtgtttgtgtgcacgcAACAAGCAGCTCACTCTCCTTCCTCCTTGATGCGCTGCTGCTTGTTGCGACGCGAGTCCAGATCAAATGAAAAGTCGGTCCAGTCGTCCCGTGGTGGGAAAGAGATGGTCTGGCGCAGGGTGAAGCGCACGGCGTCGATCACGCGCTCACCGCGTGCCTCCGTGGAGCCCACACTCACCGAGGAGGCTCCGCTGGATGAGCGCAGGATGTGTGCAGGGGGAGAGAACTCCATGCTCTGCCGGTGCTCCATAATCCCCTTCCATATCACATGCTGGAACTCTGTAGGGATCTTCAACCTGGACAGGTCCTGCGGATGCAGTGACTCATAAGCGAACAAGAATACACTTGCACTGCATTTGCACATCCACATTTTTAATAcgaacacctgtacacctgaATATCAAACTGCATATATgagcagcacaatgcataaaatcaaaGCTGGACAGGCAGGTCGAGAGCTTCAGGGAAAATTCACATCAAGAACTTTAATTCAGCAGGTGTACAGAGATTCCTATTAAAGATGGAGAGATGATAGacggatatacagtacagtattttttcatattaagtGAAAGAAATAGGAACTGGTTTACTGCAACAGGctacaaagtgcctaaagatccCATCTAAAAATTAGTTGTCTTTGtaaaaacctcagcagcaacctcatttcccctctcatttgTTCCCAGCATTCAGCATAACCAGTATTATAATCACCATCCTAATCATctgccatcatctgcacctATGTCTCACcagttcatgccttaagttatatgggtttttatgcttaaatgattcatagagAACCAtggattaacaaaaaaaaaacaaaaaaaaaaacagtcatctgaaactggtcaggtatagggtctggactgaaaataatttctcaagactacattaaaaatgtgctttaaaaaaatgtgcttgGAAGCAACCCCTTTAGTTTAAGACATtaacacagtactgtatatatgcacatatactTTTACTCTCGATTTTAAGAATACTTTTAGGATGTTCTATTGTCTATTGTAAAATGCTTTAACTTCACTACAAAAGAGAACAGTATTCAGTCTGGTTCATTCAAGCTGCTACACATTTCATttctataatttatatatatattcagtccATATATATATCTTGAAAAACTAAGTTCAGCCAGTTTaaagtattatatatgtataatatttataatcaacattctttttagattcttttTTAGACATAAACTGAGCTCACAGACCGgttgtagattttaaaaactgataaaagtaaaaactacactactacattagaaaaaaaaaaaaccttggctTAGCGCCCTTATAACAATATACCAATAAAGTTTTAATATCATTTTGTCTCTCGGATAAAAACTCCAGTCTTTCATTATTAGACTCTACATTAGAGGGTTTCCCTTTATAAAAAAGGTTCCTTTAGGAAGAACTGATTTTAGGTCTCCTTTGTGAGTATATTATACTGAACCATGGAATAACAGACCAATTATCTCAGTTTTTCttccccagaaaaaaaaaatgcagtctgTACTGGTTAGAGAACAAAAGCACAAAATAACAAGCAGAGTCTCACCTCCAGGTTGAAGTTCTCAATCTGATAGATGCTGGTAAGGCCCTGGGCTGTGAAATAGTCCAGACAGGAGGAGCAGCCCAATCGTAAGAGGAAACTGAAATGGTGGCATTAAAAAGTAGAATGATGTTAGGATGTGCTGTATATTGTGGTTACAGAATATAGAACACTTTTAATCCTGTTTTTCCAATCCAGTCCATAAGCCTACAAGGCTATGTTCTAAACCCCCTAGAACTCAtactgttaatatttttttattatacaggacattattataaacatataaaacattatttggTTGATTTAACGGTTTTTATGATCTACTACTGGCCTCATTATAAAAGCTCTAAGAAGAAAGATCATAGTGCAGTGCTTTTAGTTTCTCACCCACTGCAGTATTACATAAATCCATGTACAAGTCATTGCTGTAGTCATTTTTAGACTTTTTAGTTCCCATATTAATGTATAGTCAGGAGTGTTTAAAAACATGGAGCATCTGGACTGGATGTGGAAACTGTACAAACATGTACCTGGAGATGCTGCTGTCCACAGGGTACGGTGGTGGGGGTGTGCAGTGAGAGGAGGGCACCATGGATAACTGCGGCTGCAGGGCATTAGTGGGACTCAGCGAACTCATTTCTGTGTTCATGGGAATGTGGGCGCTCATCATGGGGGTCACTGTAGCGAAACAAAGCCAAGAGGAACAGCCTGTTAGATGCTTTTAATATCACGCTGAAGGGTGAGAGTGTCAAGGCTGTGAAGAAGTGTCTGAGTGTTCGATCTGAACGAGGCCCGTAGCCACTGGCGACAGAGGTGCAGGTTAGGTAATAGTGGCCGACTGAGCCCAGTTTCCTATATTATGACACACAATGGTAGGAGCTGTGAGCCGCAGGGATTAGGGAGATCTTTATCCCACAAAGATCCAGTTTACTTGTGAAAGGAAACTGGCTTGTCAGAGAGACACTAAGACACAGAGTGGTGCGCTGAAGCTGTCGTGTAGAGACAAGTTCAGACCCCGGGGCGGACAGGAGCAGAGAGACCTATCCATCATGATTCtgatatttacacatttttagaAAGGTTACCAACACTATAAACCAAAAGTAAATGTGTAATGTAGATCTACGTAATGTCGATTCATTaagaatgcaagcttttaatTAAACTGTAGTTAAGAAATAAACAATTTGTAGTAAATATAGTCCTGCTGAATAGTTTCTTTTAAACTCTcgcattaaaaataataatactactacttatatatatatatatatatatatatatatatatatatatatatatatatagatagatatgtgtatatgtgtgtatatatatatatatatatatatatatatatatataatgtgtgtgtgtgtgtatatatatatatatatatatatatatatatgtgtgtgtgtgtgtgtgtgtatatgtgtatatatatatatatatatatatattgttacatgcctatatatatatacacacacacacacacactgtacatcaTTGTCCCTTATTCTGATAAAAATGGTCAATTATGTCTGTTGCTGTGAAGTCCTTACTGTCTGTGAGTCCTCCGGCCATGCTGGATGGAGTGAGAGTGTTGCGTTGTTGTGGGTTGATTAGCTGGCTGACCGAGGGCAGTTTGTTCACCTTGCTGTGTGGAGGAGAAGTGGAGCCGAATGGTGACTGAGGAGGCAGTGGGCTCCTGAagcagagaggaagaggaggaggacatGGCCTGTCAATCATCATATTCAACACGGGTGCTGTTGGCCTCAGGACCACTGGCTATACATAATGTGCTATCTGTAACATGTTAAGGTGCACTATTATATGACGATATAACAATTCTTATATTCATACACATTAGTTGTTATATGTCTATAATTGTTGTTATTAATTGGATTAGCTTGAATTACaatcaaaattatatttatttaataaaggcTGAGATGGAGACAGTTAATGTAAAATGAGCGTAAAACTTAAAAGTACTATACTATACTCTTTTGAGCTGTTCAGTAAGCACTCTGGGAACTAATACACTTCTGTTTTAACCAGTGATCACAGGATGATGGTGGTTTGGTTTGCACCAGTTGCAAGCAAAGCAAAGAGTGTGATGCCACATGCTGGATAACCACAGTACTACAGATACTAGAAATCCTTAATTTATGCCACAACAGTGTCATTAAAGCtttctgtaaataaaatctTGACACACTAATGAGATCATATCTCTGTGTGTGATGCAAATGTAAAAAGCTGATAAAGATGGCTGACAGGATGTTAAATTATAACTGtttgaacataaaaaatgttttgtcacAGTAAAGACTTTCACAGCATAATAAACAttatgaatgaaagaaatatataCATGCCATATATAGCTATGcctaatttttaatttttttattattttttttattgaaatagatacattttaaatgtacccACATTATTTATATAGCCGGTGTGTGACTGGTATAACGGATTGCGTGAAGATGAACTGAGATCAATATCAAAAACAGACCAtttgtttaagttttatttaaacaattttttttaaaggtcccatatttgaCTATTTCTGTAACAAGTTAACATAAGTGTgttaacaaatgtgtgtgttaaggaaaaaaactttaaatcagAATGCcccttttgcatttttttaatacccCAATGTACAATTTTAGTGTTAaagtaaatgagctactgctgagccctGCCCCACCAGATCTGGCCAACAAATCAGGGAATGGAATATTCTTCTTATATGACATCATATTAGAGAAAATCTAAAATCAAAATCAATCGCAAAGAGTTTTTAGCCACAGTCAAatataatgattttaaaatcaCACATTCTTTAAACCCTCAGTCTAAATGATGAGCCCTTATAATATCATGTCAGAGGGACACATGACAAtaataaaggaaagaaagagaatcAGTTTAAAGAAGGAATGGCATAGAAAGTCAAAAGCAAAGGacatttattaaacaacaacaaacaaaaagtgcAAGAGGCATTAATTATTACACCCTCAgtcccccaccccaccccggCCGcccatacccacacacacacacatacaaacaaattaCTACTGAACTTTATAgcatttctttctcattttctctGAATCTGAGACACAAATCCATTACTCTTAAGAAAATGTCCATGGAATCTAGTGAGAACAACTGCCCTGCAGtgtagtttataaaacatgacCAGCATTTTTAAAGTTATCAGTAAAGTCCATGCCCCAGAATCCCACAGACAATGAAAAGGAGCCCAGctctaataataaaagaaagactGATGCAAAAACAAGCCTGAAAAACAATATCTAGAACATCATGAGTTccatagaaaaaagaaaaacattaacatgtgcTTGGTTCCTGGTTCAGACAGTCAGGATTATAAAAGAtaaagtagagagagagagagagagagagagatgatgctGAGGTGATCGGCTGAGtggctgtttttatttctgtgcaaTGTCACTTTTGTGCAATACCAGCAGATATGTCAAACTAGTGCTGAGGGAACAGCCAGCTCAGTTAATAAGGACCCTTTcaaaacaacaactacaacaaaaacacttcatataataaaaaaggtcacaagaataaaaaacaaatactgaaaaaacataaaaatataaggcCTTTCATCTCAATTAAATGTCCACTCAAGTATGAGTGCGGCGTGATCACtattatataaacacacacagtctgatCAGTTGGACGAAAAcacgggagagagagagaaagcatgcAGTCCCAGCTAAACGTCTTTAAGCAACTGCTTGAACATGTGACATCATCTTCTGGGGGGGTAGAAACCAAAATCCAACATGACTTTATGGTCTCTAAAGGAGCCCCATAGAAACACATGGAGAGGAAGTGGGGGTACAAAGAAGAACAGGGATGTGATGAAAGATCTgaaggtggtggaggaggaggaggaggagatgtAGAAGAGGAAGTGGAGGAGGAATGTGTCTCCTGCTTTTAGGAAGCACTGAAACGTCTCTTCTGCTCACCTAAAGGCTCCAGAAGCTCAGAGCGCAGACGGGCCCGAAGcagactgtacacacacacagagggagaggAAAGGAGGGACAACAAAACAGAGAAATATATAACAGCGATAGAGAGATAAAGGGAAATGAAGGATGGTTTAAGAGATTTACAGCGTGAATAGTGATGGATCATAGATATTtaacgtttaatttttttattttatttaatccttAAAAGCTCTGATCATATAAATATTTGTGCTCAGTGGAGAACAAAACAGAAAGTAAGCAGGGAGACGCTGCTATACAGGACCATCAAACAGCTGTCAGGAATTTGTTAATAACCCTGTGGATAAGCCCTTAATCAAAaatatctcaaaatatttaaaataatgttagaatatttttctaaattatGTACGATTTGGTTTGAAAATATATACCTTTTAAACGTGCATACATAAGGGGTGCGTTCAATTCAAACTGGGACTtcgattaatttttatttttttagcagtACATTATTATGGTTAATatcttaattaatattaaaaagctGGTCATGTGACTAGCGGAATACCAAGAACTGgggggaaacaaacaaacaaaaaaactattcttGGTCACTGAATGATATATGGAtcatattatactgtagtttgaTTAGCCTTCATCACAGTTCCCTAACTATGCTATACAATCATATATAACATGCATGCGTAATTAAGCTTTCTaggtgtctctctctttcttcctgcTACGTATTTAGGAATTCCCAGAAGAGAAGCGGATTTGACTCAGAGATTGTCAGACTGGGAATGAAGTCATGATCAGAGCAATGATGACAGCTAGAGAACAAAAGAAGGAGCCTGCTGGAGATAATGGGGCAAGTCTGAGCCCATCGCTTCAGTTGAACttataaaatgtctttatgCTAGCTTTGTGTTTATAATTGTGTGCCTAAGCTGCATTCATGTCaacatttcacttattttatagttttattgtaacaaacacTTGTGAATACCAGGAAAGGAAtggtatttatatttaaatcttaTTAAATTACTTTCATTTGTATTGCACAAATGAATATAAAGAAAAGTGAGGAAATTTGTACAAATCAAAAACAATCTCCCTGAGAGGTCAAGAGGAAAcctattattatttagaatagAGGTGGTACTGTACAACAGTGTTTTTGCCATTATATgcattatatctttttttatagcAAAAGTTCAATCTGATGTTCGATTGCTTTGATCTACATTATGACCCTCACTTGCCATTGGAATAACCAGCCTGGTGTTAACTTATTCTTGgagataatataatatataatgcataataataataataataataataataataataagttcaaATATTTAAACGCTGATAATCTTCAAGAGAAGCAATAATGATGCCCACTGTGTGGCGCTACTGCACAGCCATGGGACAGTGCTTCCTAAACAGCAGAAAGAGCAGAAAGACAAATAAGTGGATCCACTGAGTCAGATAGCAggaagttttattattttatttgggaTGAAAAAAAACCAAAGGTTAGACGTACATATAGAACAGATGGAAGGCAAGATAAACAGTGAGGAAAGTGTGAAAGCATGTAGAAAGAGAACTGAGCCAATATAAATCTGTCCAAATCCATCAAAGCAttcaggaggaagaaaaaagaagaagaagaagaaaaaaaaaaccctagttGAGTGCTAATACCAGCTAAGTGTGGATCTTGGTGCATTAGAGCTAGCAGTCTTTGGGTAGAGGCCAATGTAAGCTTGACCAGAACGCTGTCTGACACTTTGTGCTCTGTTGTTTTCTTGAGAGAGGACAGTAAGGGAAATAATAAGCTCCCTTCACCTACTCATTGTCTTTACACATGAGAGAGCTTGGAAAAAGTCATAAAATggcctttaattttttttcctttcagctGTCCCTAAATGGCCCCAAATAATGGCCCTTCCTAACACTGATTCTCTCTTAATATAGGGCCGGGATGAAatgacaggcaaaaaaaaaaaaaaaaaaaaaaaaaagggctgcaCGAGGAGTGTACAGACGCTACATCATCTGTCAGTTTCTTAATGAGAGAAGCGAACAAAAGCAGTAATTATCACAGGGCGTCGAAGTGCATTATTCAGAACTATAATTTTCAGCCGTCTCCCtcacttttgtttatttctgacTGTATCTCCAGCACATCTCTGCTGTTGGGAAACACGGACTAGCCAGTTCCTTAAACATGGACGATAATAATGAAGTACCTGCTTGTCCTGTAATTAATTCTCTTATTCAATAACGTCGTTGAACTTTAGCAAATCTTTCTGACTGCAAAGCACGACCAATGCAGCACCATGTGAACAAGGTACACCCCCTTCGTTAGCCTGATTCAGACCTTGTGCGGTGAGAAGCTCAAAAACCTTGAATCAAACCATCGTAAAGCCAACTCATGCAATGGCATCACAGTGCAAACCTCATGCAATCATCACACCGTCGCTTTTCCACTCTATGCAAACGCTTCCAAGTTcgaaacaccaaaaaaaacaaacccaaaatGCATAACTGCATGCCtgtttaaataacaaccaagtcAGCCGAGGAAAAAGATTAAATCCgtgcagaggttaaaaaaaaatgtgctggcTCGGATTGAACCAGCTAAAACACACCAAACAAGCATCAGGGTGAACCTTGCTGGTACGCCGGTGTGTGTGGCCTGCATGTGGATACTAGATGCAGTCTCTACACTCTCAATCAGAGGGTCTCGCACCAACACCAATGTACTtctctttttcaaatttttgagAGCAGGACTGACCCATCCGTATTGGAGCATGGGCTAATCTCCCTGTGTGTAAGGTACTCACTGTTTCTGCAGAAGgctctgctgctgctgcctgTACGACTCTATGGTGTGCTGAGGGAGATACTGCATGAGCTCCAGAGACTCTTTTATTTTCACCAAAATCTCATAGATTTCACGGCCTTTAATCTGTCGGACAGAGATGAAGAGGGCGGTTGGCGTTGATGCGTTTTTGTTCTTCACTTTTCCAACTTTTGCATTGAAAACTGCTGAagtcagcaaaaaaaatgttgatacTCACAGGCAAACAAAAAACTTCCTCATCGGTGGATCTTCTCTTCTTAATGGAGGATATCTGAATACTGTGAGTTGGGCGGAAAGCTGCAGGAGACAGAGAcaaaacgagagagagaaagagggcaGAGATATGGTTATGCAGCAGGGCTAAAGCCGAGGTCTGACATGTAGGACAGAGACAATGTGCAGTGTATAATaagcacaaaagaaaaagaaaaatcatgcaTGGCTAACATCTGACCCCTAAATAAGGGTCATTTTCTGCACATATCTTTGCATATGATCAAAATGATGTTTTTCCCCCACTACATACATTAAATGCTTTACAATTTCATTCCAGCAAGATGTATATATTTGACATAACGTTATGTCAAAGCCATGTCAAAGGTTTTACTTCTTTTAATGATTGCTTTTGTGGTCACTGGGGATGTTACACTGGCAGAAACAAGCaccatgcagtgtgtgtgtgtgtctgtgtgtgtgtgtgtgtgtgtgcatgcgtgagtgtatgtttgtgtgtcagGGTCAAAGAtgatacataatttttttttctgaatggtGTTCCTTTGAcaggagattattattattattattattattattattatagagatTATAATATCTGATATAATTCCACTCACTATTTTGTTGTCTTTTATACATTGCAATGCAAAACTATCATTCTGATTATTCAAATAAACAGTTCTAATAGAATTGTTAATCCAAATAAATTGGCCACACCACTAAAGAGCAATATATATTAGATTTAATGTACAAATAAACATCTGTTGCACATTTTTaggaaaaatattgtttttttgtttgcatctCTGACCCATGACCTGGCATATGTTTTAATCTGTTTGTATgcaccaaataaaataaaagacccAGAAAGACCAGTACAGACAAAATGCAGCACTCATCATTTAGTTTTCAGTGTAAAAAGACATTCCGCATAGCCACATGTAGGTCCATGCAAAGCACCGTACAGAcagagtgtgtgcatgtctgtggaaGTGTTCATGCATGCAAAGCCCCATCACCAGCCCCCAGCACTACTTACGGCGTTTCGTACCCTCAGAACTTTTTGTGCCGTCACTGACGTGCTGCTTGCGGATGCTGTCCTCGTCTGCTTTGCGGTCGCGTCCTGGACACGCGCAGATACGAGCCTCGAAACACCTGCGACCCAAAACCTGACCACTGTGGGAGAAGACACATGGAGACTTTCAGTGCCTTAATCTGGACGCTGGATGCTCCCACACCTCAGTGTGACTGTATGTGACTGTACGGGGACTTACTCTCTGGTTTCCAGTGTGACGATGATGAGGATGGGACGTCTGTTCATTCCACCCACGCAGCTGGAGTTGCACATGAAATTGTACAGGATGGTTGTGAACTCAGTCCCCACCTGTTGGGAAGAAGTAAAACCACTTGGATGTGAATTTTGAATGcgctgtgtttaatctgaatcACCATAAGTGTTGATAATGTGATGAAACTTGAATCTGCACTTGAATCTCAAGGACACCTGGGAAGTAAGAAAATGGCCTATTCTTAAACTATGTGGGAAAAGGAACAAGGTGTGTTCACCTGCGGAGGTTCGTATGGCACCAGAACACTCTGGCGCCCAGTAATGGAGTCTTCCACATACTGGGCGTGGCTGTTACCCTCCACTCTGATCAGGTGACTGG of Clarias gariepinus isolate MV-2021 ecotype Netherlands chromosome 6, CGAR_prim_01v2, whole genome shotgun sequence contains these proteins:
- the tp63 gene encoding tumor protein 63 isoform X2 gives rise to the protein MTSPYAAVQFCPEHAFQRLREPAACLSWAEGSFLASMSQSPGSQGTDILGPDVFNQLLDMLDQSAFHTVQPIELLNFSEGATGSSPSNTIQISMDCITMHGSDDHLASQYTTLGPFNGMDQNGGSTSTSPYNNDHAQNNVTAPSPYAQPSSTFEALSPSPAIPSNTDYAGPHTFDVSFQQSSTAKSATWTYSTDLKKLYCQIAKTCPIQIKVLTSPPQGAVIRAMPVYKKAEHVTEVVKRCPNHELSREFNDGQIAPPSHLIRVEGNSHAQYVEDSITGRQSVLVPYEPPQVGTEFTTILYNFMCNSSCVGGMNRRPILIIVTLETRDGQVLGRRCFEARICACPGRDRKADEDSIRKQHVSDGTKSSEGTKRPFRPTHSIQISSIKKRRSTDEEVFCLPIKGREIYEILVKIKESLELMQYLPQHTIESYRQQQQSLLQKQSPLPPQSPFGSTSPPHSKVNKLPSVSQLINPQQRNTLTPSSMAGGLTDMTPMMSAHIPMNTEMSSLSPTNALQPQLSMVPSSHCTPPPPYPVDSSISSFLLRLGCSSCLDYFTAQGLTSIYQIENFNLEDLSRLKIPTEFQHVIWKGIMEHRQSMEFSPPAHILRSSSGASSVSVGSTEARGERVIDAVRFTLRQTISFPPRDDWTDFSFDLDSRRNKQQRIKEEGE
- the tp63 gene encoding tumor protein 63 isoform X4, which translates into the protein MTSPYAAVQFCPEHAFQRLREPAACLSWAEGSFLASMSQSPGSQGTDILGPDVFNQLLDMLDQSAFHTVQPIELLNFSEGATGSSPSNTIQISMDCITMHGSDDHLASQYTTLGPFNGMDQNGGSTSTSPYNNDHAQNNVTAPSPYAQPSSTFEALSPSPAIPSNTDYAGPHTFDVSFQQSSTAKSATWTYSTDLKKLYCQIAKTCPIQIKVLTSPPQGAVIRAMPVYKKAEHVTEVVKRCPNHELSREFNDGQIAPPSHLIRVEGNSHAQYVEDSITGRQSVLVPYEPPQVGTEFTTILYNFMCNSSCVGGMNRRPILIIVTLETRDGQVLGRRCFEARICACPGRDRKADEDSIRKQHVSDGTKSSEAFRPTHSIQISSIKKRRSTDEEVFCLPIKGREIYEILVKIKESLELMQYLPQHTIESYRQQQQSLLQKQSPLPPQSPFGSTSPPHSKVNKLPSVSQLINPQQRNTLTPSSMAGGLTDMTPMMSAHIPMNTEMSSLSPTNALQPQLSMVPSSHCTPPPPYPVDSSISSFLLRLGCSSCLDYFTAQGLTSIYQIENFNLEDLSRLKIPTEFQHVIWKGIMEHRQSMEFSPPAHILRSSSGASSVSVGSTEARGERVIDAVRFTLRQTISFPPRDDWTDFSFDLDSRRNKQQRIKEEGE
- the tp63 gene encoding tumor protein 63 isoform X6, producing the protein MLYLETNNPASYNESQYTTLGPFNGMDQNGGSTSTSPYNNDHAQNNVTAPSPYAQPSSTFEALSPSPAIPSNTDYAGPHTFDVSFQQSSTAKSATWTYSTDLKKLYCQIAKTCPIQIKVLTSPPQGAVIRAMPVYKKAEHVTEVVKRCPNHELSREFNDGQIAPPSHLIRVEGNSHAQYVEDSITGRQSVLVPYEPPQVGTEFTTILYNFMCNSSCVGGMNRRPILIIVTLETRDGQVLGRRCFEARICACPGRDRKADEDSIRKQHVSDGTKSSEGTKRPFRPTHSIQISSIKKRRSTDEEVFCLPIKGREIYEILVKIKESLELMQYLPQHTIESYRQQQQSLLQKQSPLPPQSPFGSTSPPHSKVNKLPSVSQLINPQQRNTLTPSSMAGGLTDMTPMMSAHIPMNTEMSSLSPTNALQPQLSMVPSSHCTPPPPYPVDSSISSFLLRLGCSSCLDYFTAQGLTSIYQIENFNLEDLSRLKIPTEFQHVIWKGIMEHRQSMEFSPPAHILRSSSGASSVSVGSTEARGERVIDAVRFTLRQTISFPPRDDWTDFSFDLDSRRNKQQRIKEEGE
- the tp63 gene encoding tumor protein 63 isoform X3, whose protein sequence is MTSPYAAVQFCPEHAFQRRLREPAACLSWAEGSFLASMSQSPGSQGTDILGPDVFNQLLDMLDQSAFHTVQPIELLNFSEGATGSSPSNTIQISMDCITMHGSDDHLASQYTTLGPFNGMDQNGGSTSTSPYNNDHAQNNVTAPSPYAQPSSTFEALSPSPAIPSNTDYAGPHTFDVSFQQSSTAKSATWTYSTDLKKLYCQIAKTCPIQIKVLTSPPQGAVIRAMPVYKKAEHVTEVVKRCPNHELSREFNDGQIAPPSHLIRVEGNSHAQYVEDSITGRQSVLVPYEPPQVGTEFTTILYNFMCNSSCVGGMNRRPILIIVTLETRDGQVLGRRCFEARICACPGRDRKADEDSIRKQHVSDGTKSSEAFRPTHSIQISSIKKRRSTDEEVFCLPIKGREIYEILVKIKESLELMQYLPQHTIESYRQQQQSLLQKQSPLPPQSPFGSTSPPHSKVNKLPSVSQLINPQQRNTLTPSSMAGGLTDMTPMMSAHIPMNTEMSSLSPTNALQPQLSMVPSSHCTPPPPYPVDSSISSFLLRLGCSSCLDYFTAQGLTSIYQIENFNLEDLSRLKIPTEFQHVIWKGIMEHRQSMEFSPPAHILRSSSGASSVSVGSTEARGERVIDAVRFTLRQTISFPPRDDWTDFSFDLDSRRNKQQRIKEEGE